The Achromobacter pestifer genome includes a region encoding these proteins:
- a CDS encoding DUF1800 domain-containing protein — MSATPSAAAPQSADISPAKPTPGQASRFLAQATFGPTPADIDAVVREGYAAWLDAQLAMPPSQTHFDWLLQQRKNTEAFKGNGINAPLESTLWRKFISAPDQVRTRVAFALSEIFVVGVSSITASWPLFGAAGFMDLLAEHALGNYQQLLTAVTRNLSMGCMLTYRGNRKEDPKTGRHPDENYAREVMQLFSIGLLELEPDGAVRMVQGAPVETYTNADVQGLAKVFTGWDINGPETDVEFHRRPMALNNALHSLAEKRFLGAVVPAGTDGHLSLKRAMEVICAHPNVGPFIGTQLIQRLVTSNPSHAYVARVSAAFNDDGSGARGNLKAVVRAVLLDPEARQPDLAAPGWGKVREPIVRFAAWARAFGAASNNGAWAMPDTTDNTIRLAQSPMRSASVFNFFRPRYVPPVTELARQHLVAPELQITDETSIAGYLNFLAIYVDRGWEDLQTPYAAEIALAQDPTALVARVLLLLAGDAYSAETAGSIARAVATIPADRPRDRVRATIMLVAASPEYLVQK; from the coding sequence ATGTCCGCTACGCCGTCAGCGGCTGCGCCGCAGTCCGCCGATATTTCCCCCGCAAAACCGACCCCGGGCCAGGCCTCGCGTTTCCTGGCGCAGGCCACGTTCGGCCCCACGCCCGCCGACATCGACGCCGTGGTGCGCGAAGGCTACGCGGCCTGGCTGGACGCGCAGTTGGCCATGCCGCCATCGCAGACCCATTTCGACTGGCTGCTGCAGCAACGCAAGAACACCGAGGCGTTCAAAGGCAACGGCATCAACGCGCCCCTGGAATCCACGCTGTGGCGCAAGTTCATCTCCGCCCCGGACCAGGTGCGCACGCGGGTGGCGTTCGCGCTGTCGGAGATCTTCGTGGTGGGCGTGTCGTCCATCACCGCGTCCTGGCCGCTGTTCGGCGCCGCGGGCTTCATGGACCTGCTGGCCGAGCATGCCCTGGGCAACTACCAGCAGTTGCTGACGGCCGTGACCCGCAACCTGTCCATGGGCTGCATGCTGACCTACCGCGGCAACCGCAAGGAAGACCCCAAGACCGGCCGCCATCCCGACGAGAACTACGCCCGCGAGGTCATGCAGCTGTTCAGCATCGGCCTGCTGGAACTGGAACCGGACGGCGCCGTCAGGATGGTCCAGGGCGCGCCCGTGGAAACCTACACCAATGCCGACGTGCAGGGGCTGGCCAAGGTCTTCACCGGCTGGGACATCAACGGTCCGGAAACCGACGTGGAGTTCCACCGCCGTCCCATGGCCCTGAACAACGCGCTGCACTCGCTGGCCGAGAAGCGCTTTCTGGGTGCGGTGGTGCCGGCGGGCACCGACGGCCACCTGTCGCTCAAGCGCGCCATGGAGGTGATCTGCGCCCATCCCAACGTAGGGCCCTTCATTGGCACCCAGCTGATCCAGCGGCTGGTCACCAGCAATCCCAGCCACGCCTATGTCGCGCGCGTGTCCGCCGCCTTCAATGACGACGGTAGCGGCGCGCGCGGCAACCTGAAGGCCGTGGTGCGCGCCGTCCTGCTGGACCCCGAGGCGCGCCAACCTGACCTGGCCGCGCCCGGCTGGGGCAAGGTACGCGAACCCATCGTGCGCTTCGCGGCCTGGGCGCGGGCGTTCGGCGCCGCCTCCAACAACGGCGCCTGGGCCATGCCGGACACCACTGACAACACGATCCGGCTGGCCCAGAGCCCGATGCGCTCGGCCAGCGTCTTCAATTTCTTCCGCCCGCGCTATGTGCCGCCGGTGACCGAACTGGCGCGCCAGCACCTGGTGGCGCCGGAGTTGCAGATCACCGATGAAACCAGCATCGCCGGCTACCTGAACTTCCTGGCCATCTATGTGGACCGGGGTTGGGAGGATCTGCAGACGCCCTACGCCGCCGAGATCGCGCTGGCGCAGGATCCGACCGCGCTGGTGGCCCGGGTGCTGCTGCTGCTGGCGGGCGATGCCTATTCCGCCGAGACCGCCGGCAGCATCGCGCGCGCAGTGGCCACGATACCCGCGGACCGGCCGCGCGACCGCGTGCGCGCCACCATCATGCTGGTGGCCGCCAGCCCCGAATACCTGGTGCAGAAATGA
- a CDS encoding sensor histidine kinase gives MTRAAASLAGSLRLRLLAGTLAWILLSVALAGWGLASLFRQHITQQLQAELALHLNQLTAAVNIGPDGRPVVAPPLSDPRLEQPLSGLYWQIDRLADGSRPAAIGVARSRSLWDQTLELPLQDTGEGDRFHDVAGPAGREVAVLARILKPAEEDAAPLRLLVAADRAVLAEPIGRFNHMLAIALGALAAGLTIAAIVQVVIGLQPLARLRRQLAAQNAGDISRIEGRFPSEIQPLVDDFNKVLEMNAGIVQRARTQAGNLAHAVKTPLTILANAAARDNNALAALVREQVGLANRQIDHHLARARAAAASGAADGRTPLRDTAEGLLRVMRRLYARRDLRIETADFPPDLMFRGEQQDLQEMLGNLLDNACKWASGRVLITAERIGPARLLLQVDDDGPGIEDHERERIFLRGVRMDEQRPGSGLGLDIVRDLAGTYGGDVRAQRSPLGGLRVSLWLPAA, from the coding sequence ATGACGCGGGCGGCGGCGAGCCTGGCGGGATCGCTGCGGCTGCGCTTGCTGGCCGGCACGCTTGCGTGGATCCTGCTGTCGGTGGCGTTGGCGGGCTGGGGGCTGGCCAGTCTCTTCCGCCAGCACATCACCCAGCAGTTGCAGGCCGAATTGGCGCTGCATCTCAATCAATTGACCGCTGCCGTCAACATCGGCCCGGACGGCAGGCCCGTGGTCGCGCCACCGCTGAGCGATCCGCGGCTGGAGCAGCCCTTGTCCGGCCTGTACTGGCAGATCGACCGGCTGGCCGATGGCTCGCGGCCGGCCGCCATCGGCGTGGCGCGTTCGCGGTCTCTGTGGGACCAGACGCTGGAGCTGCCTCTGCAGGACACGGGCGAGGGCGACCGGTTCCATGATGTCGCCGGGCCTGCCGGGCGTGAGGTGGCGGTGTTGGCGCGCATCCTCAAGCCCGCTGAAGAGGACGCTGCCCCGTTGCGGCTGCTGGTGGCCGCGGACCGGGCGGTTTTGGCGGAGCCCATAGGGCGTTTCAACCATATGCTGGCGATAGCGCTGGGCGCACTGGCGGCGGGCCTGACCATCGCGGCGATCGTGCAGGTGGTGATAGGCTTGCAGCCTCTGGCCCGGCTGCGGCGCCAATTGGCCGCGCAGAACGCCGGGGACATCAGCCGGATAGAAGGCCGCTTTCCCAGCGAAATCCAGCCGCTGGTCGATGATTTCAACAAGGTGCTGGAAATGAATGCCGGCATCGTGCAGCGCGCGCGGACGCAGGCGGGCAATCTGGCGCACGCCGTCAAAACGCCGCTGACGATCCTGGCCAACGCCGCTGCGCGCGACAATAACGCGCTGGCGGCCCTGGTGCGGGAACAAGTCGGTCTCGCAAACCGCCAGATCGACCATCATCTGGCGCGCGCCCGGGCTGCTGCCGCGTCCGGGGCGGCGGACGGCCGTACCCCGCTGCGGGATACGGCGGAGGGTCTGCTGCGCGTGATGCGGCGCTTGTACGCGCGGCGGGACTTGCGTATTGAAACAGCGGATTTTCCGCCGGACCTGATGTTCCGGGGCGAACAGCAGGACCTCCAGGAGATGTTGGGAAATCTGCTGGACAATGCCTGCAAATGGGCCAGTGGCCGAGTGCTGATCACGGCCGAACGGATCGGGCCCGCGCGTCTGTTGCTCCAGGTCGATGACGACGGTCCAGGCATCGAAGACCACGAGCGCGAGCGCATTTTCCTGCGCGGCGTGCGCATGGACGAACAGCGCCCGGGATCGGGCCTGGGGCTGGATATCGTGCGCGACCTGGCCGGCACCTATGGCGGCGACGTGCGCGCGCAGCGTTCGCCGTTGGGTGGCTTGAGAGTGTCCTTATGGCTGCCGGCTGCCTGA
- a CDS encoding PQQ-dependent sugar dehydrogenase, whose product MHMLRMWAAAGFALAALNACGEMATLPVEAGMGPSPQLPAPNPTAIPTVKTAKAVGWPAGAHPVAASGLAVTPFAGGLDHPRWLYVLPNGDVLVAETNAPPKPESASGGFKAWVAGLVMKRAGARAPSANRITLLRDADHDGVAETRSVLLDGLNSPFGMALIGNQLYVANADAVLRFPYQTGQERISAPGVKVTDLPAGLNHHWTKNLLASPDGSKLYASVGSNSNVGENGMDIEEGRAAIWEIDVASGSKRLYATGLRNPVGMAWAPDGKTLWTAVNERDELGSDLVPDYMTSVRDGGFYGWPYSYFGQHVDTRVQPPRPDLVARAIVPDYALGPHTASLGLAWSGGSRLPAPYTDGMFVGQHGSWNRDPRSGYEVIFVPFRGGKPDGPARDVLTGFLNESGEAQGRPVGVAIDRQGNLLAADDVGNVVWRIAPASTMTAPQ is encoded by the coding sequence ATGCACATGTTGCGTATGTGGGCCGCGGCCGGCTTTGCGCTGGCCGCCCTCAATGCCTGCGGCGAAATGGCCACCTTGCCGGTCGAAGCCGGCATGGGCCCATCGCCCCAGTTGCCCGCCCCCAATCCCACCGCCATCCCCACGGTGAAGACAGCCAAGGCCGTGGGCTGGCCCGCGGGCGCGCATCCGGTGGCCGCCAGCGGCCTGGCGGTGACGCCGTTCGCCGGCGGCCTGGACCATCCACGCTGGCTGTACGTGCTGCCCAACGGCGACGTGCTGGTGGCCGAGACCAACGCGCCGCCCAAGCCCGAATCGGCCTCCGGCGGCTTCAAGGCCTGGGTCGCCGGCCTGGTGATGAAACGCGCCGGCGCCAGGGCCCCGAGCGCAAACCGCATCACCCTGCTGCGCGATGCCGACCATGACGGCGTCGCCGAAACGCGCAGCGTATTGCTCGACGGCCTGAACTCGCCCTTCGGCATGGCCTTGATCGGCAATCAGCTATACGTCGCCAATGCCGATGCCGTGCTGCGCTTTCCCTACCAAACCGGACAAGAGCGGATCAGCGCCCCCGGCGTGAAGGTCACCGACCTGCCCGCGGGCCTGAACCATCACTGGACCAAGAACCTGCTGGCCAGCCCCGACGGCAGCAAGCTGTACGCGTCCGTGGGCTCCAACAGCAACGTCGGCGAAAACGGCATGGACATTGAAGAGGGCCGCGCCGCCATCTGGGAAATCGACGTGGCCAGCGGCAGCAAGCGCCTCTATGCCACCGGGCTGCGCAACCCGGTGGGCATGGCCTGGGCGCCGGACGGCAAGACGCTGTGGACGGCCGTCAACGAGCGCGACGAACTGGGCAGCGACCTGGTGCCCGACTACATGACCTCGGTGCGGGACGGCGGCTTCTACGGCTGGCCCTACAGCTATTTCGGCCAGCACGTCGACACCCGGGTCCAGCCGCCGCGCCCCGACCTGGTGGCGCGCGCCATCGTGCCCGATTACGCGCTGGGTCCGCACACCGCCTCGCTGGGGCTGGCCTGGTCGGGCGGATCACGCCTGCCCGCCCCCTACACGGACGGCATGTTCGTGGGCCAACATGGTTCATGGAACCGCGATCCGCGCAGCGGCTACGAGGTCATCTTCGTGCCCTTCCGCGGCGGCAAGCCCGACGGCCCGGCGCGCGACGTGCTGACGGGCTTCCTCAATGAAAGCGGCGAAGCCCAGGGCCGTCCGGTAGGGGTGGCGATAGACCGCCAGGGCAACCTGCTGGCGGCCGACGACGTCGGCAATGTGGTGTGGCGAATCGCTCCCGCTTCTACAATGACCGCTCCCCAATGA
- a CDS encoding SDR family oxidoreductase → MSTEKVAIVTAGGSGMGAAAARKLAADGWRVAILSSSGKGAALAQELGGLGITGSNRSPEDLARLVDATQQKWGRIDAVVNSAGHGPKGPLLEISDEDWHLGMEYYLLNVVRIARLVAPVMKQQKSGAIVNISTYATFEPEALFPTSGVFRAGLAAFTKVFADEYAEHNVRMNNVLPGFIDSLPEKEDRRTRIPMGRYGTAEEVADLIAFLASDASSYITGQNIRIDGGITRSV, encoded by the coding sequence ATGAGCACGGAAAAAGTGGCGATCGTCACCGCCGGCGGCAGCGGCATGGGCGCGGCGGCGGCGCGCAAACTGGCGGCCGACGGCTGGCGCGTGGCCATCCTGTCTTCCTCCGGCAAGGGCGCAGCCCTGGCGCAGGAACTGGGCGGCCTGGGCATCACGGGCTCCAACCGCTCGCCCGAGGACCTGGCGCGGCTGGTGGACGCCACACAGCAGAAATGGGGCAGGATCGATGCCGTGGTCAACAGCGCCGGCCACGGCCCCAAGGGGCCGCTGCTGGAGATCAGCGACGAAGACTGGCACCTGGGCATGGAGTACTACCTGCTGAACGTGGTGCGCATCGCGCGCCTGGTCGCGCCGGTGATGAAACAGCAGAAATCCGGCGCCATCGTCAATATTTCAACCTACGCCACCTTCGAACCCGAAGCGCTGTTCCCGACGTCGGGCGTGTTCCGCGCCGGGCTGGCCGCCTTCACCAAGGTGTTCGCGGACGAATACGCCGAGCACAATGTGCGGATGAACAATGTGCTGCCCGGCTTCATCGACAGCCTGCCCGAAAAGGAAGACCGCCGCACGCGCATTCCGATGGGCCGCTACGGCACCGCCGAAGAAGTTGCGGACCTGATCGCCTTCCTGGCTTCCGACGCGTCTTCCTACATCACCGGCCAGAACATCCGCATCGACGGCGGCATTACGCGCTCGGTCTGA
- a CDS encoding universal stress protein has product MKRILIPVDGSQPAVHAVQALLDARSYDPVERVELVTVQIPLKAGKIGRGLSQAEIDAYHEEEGRNALQAASELLTQAGVPFQTRIEVGAAAETIVRVADESGADEIYMGSRGLGSVSSWFLGSVATRVLHLTELPVTLVK; this is encoded by the coding sequence ATGAAACGCATCCTGATCCCCGTGGACGGCTCGCAGCCCGCCGTCCACGCGGTCCAAGCCCTGCTCGACGCCCGCAGCTACGATCCCGTCGAACGCGTGGAACTCGTGACGGTCCAGATCCCCCTGAAGGCGGGCAAGATCGGCCGCGGCCTGTCGCAAGCCGAAATCGACGCCTATCACGAGGAAGAAGGCCGCAACGCGCTGCAAGCCGCCAGCGAGCTGCTGACCCAGGCTGGCGTGCCCTTCCAGACCCGCATCGAGGTGGGCGCCGCCGCCGAGACCATCGTGCGCGTGGCCGACGAGTCCGGCGCCGACGAAATCTACATGGGGTCGCGCGGGCTGGGCTCGGTGTCGTCCTGGTTCCTGGGTTCGGTCGCGACCCGCGTCCTGCATCTGACGGAGTTGCCCGTCACCCTGGTCAAGTAA
- a CDS encoding universal stress protein — MLNILVPVDGSENANRAVLYARQLAQGAGAARIHLLNIQTPVQGRAGLSRLITQDMIDEFYLREGQEATDEARKLLDVTGADYISHVEFGHVATEIAGYAQDHGCARIVMGTRGNGSLTNILIGSVANQVLQLAEAPVTLVK; from the coding sequence ATGCTGAACATCCTGGTCCCTGTCGACGGCTCCGAGAACGCCAACCGCGCCGTCCTGTACGCCCGCCAGCTCGCCCAAGGCGCCGGCGCCGCGCGTATCCATCTGCTCAACATCCAGACGCCCGTGCAAGGCCGCGCGGGCCTGTCGCGCCTGATCACGCAGGACATGATCGACGAGTTCTACCTGCGCGAAGGCCAGGAGGCCACGGACGAGGCGCGCAAGCTGCTGGATGTGACCGGCGCCGACTACATCAGCCATGTCGAATTCGGCCACGTGGCGACGGAAATCGCCGGCTACGCCCAAGACCATGGCTGCGCCCGCATCGTCATGGGCACGCGTGGCAACGGCTCGCTGACGAACATCCTGATCGGCTCGGTCGCCAATCAAGTGCTGCAACTGGCCGAAGCGCCGGTCACGCTGGTGAAGTAG
- the murI gene encoding glutamate racemase: MFPDSPIGIYDSGVGGLSVLRAIRDALPRESLLYVADSAHVPYGEKTQDYVEQRAATIADYFVSRQAKAMVVACNTATAAAIAQLRLRHPQLIIIGVEPAIKPAAHLTSSGVIGVFATTGTLASPKFAALVQREAPEVRILFKPCPEWVRLVEQGVLSGPEAEAAVRAPVAELRAAGADVLVLGCTHFPFLRDAIQAAAGADVPLLETGAPVARRLRHQLQERGLLCADGPGGLRLETSGSAEALSTLAARLLGQAPAAHTLEPHWR, encoded by the coding sequence ATGTTTCCAGATTCACCCATAGGCATTTACGACTCCGGCGTCGGCGGACTGAGCGTGCTGCGCGCCATCCGCGACGCCCTGCCCCGCGAATCCCTGTTGTACGTGGCCGACTCGGCCCACGTGCCCTATGGCGAAAAAACGCAGGACTACGTCGAGCAGCGCGCTGCCACGATCGCCGATTACTTCGTGTCGCGCCAGGCCAAGGCCATGGTGGTGGCCTGCAATACCGCCACCGCGGCCGCCATCGCCCAGCTGCGCCTGCGCCATCCTCAACTGATCATCATCGGCGTGGAACCGGCCATCAAGCCTGCCGCGCACCTGACCAGCAGCGGCGTGATCGGCGTGTTCGCCACCACCGGCACCCTGGCCAGCCCCAAATTTGCCGCCCTGGTCCAGCGCGAAGCCCCCGAGGTCCGCATCCTGTTCAAGCCCTGCCCCGAGTGGGTCCGGCTGGTGGAACAAGGCGTGCTCAGCGGCCCCGAGGCCGAGGCCGCCGTGCGCGCTCCCGTGGCTGAGCTGCGCGCGGCCGGCGCCGACGTGCTGGTGCTGGGCTGCACCCACTTCCCCTTCCTGCGCGACGCGATCCAGGCGGCTGCCGGCGCCGATGTGCCGCTGCTGGAAACGGGCGCGCCGGTGGCGCGCCGGCTGCGCCACCAGTTGCAGGAACGCGGCCTGTTGTGCGCCGACGGTCCGGGCGGGCTGCGCCTGGAGACCAGCGGCTCGGCCGAGGCGTTGAGCACTTTGGCCGCACGCCTGCTCGGGCAGGCGCCCGCCGCGCACACGCTGGAGCCGCACTGGCGCTGA
- a CDS encoding PepSY domain-containing protein translates to MTRIQQTLAALAIGTSALVAGAPAFAQAAAPAAPAATTAPATAPAPMLTIRQVYDKMEAAGYRNISEIERSSKHGYEVKAYDPQGQRVKLYVDPQSGAVTRSRFDD, encoded by the coding sequence ATGACGCGCATTCAGCAAACCCTGGCAGCACTGGCAATCGGCACCTCGGCCCTGGTTGCAGGCGCACCAGCCTTCGCCCAGGCCGCCGCGCCCGCGGCGCCGGCCGCGACGACCGCCCCGGCCACGGCGCCCGCGCCGATGCTGACGATACGTCAGGTCTACGACAAGATGGAAGCGGCCGGCTACCGCAACATCTCCGAGATCGAGCGTTCCAGCAAGCATGGCTACGAAGTGAAGGCCTATGACCCGCAAGGCCAACGCGTCAAGCTGTACGTCGATCCGCAATCCGGCGCCGTCACGCGCAGCCGTTTCGACGATTGA
- a CDS encoding response regulator transcription factor, producing MRILVVEDEPTLAAQLAEALGGAGYAVDAAADGESAHYLGDVESFDAVVLDLGLPVLDGLTVLKKWRAAGRNMPVLILTARDNWHEKVAGIDAGADDYLTKPFHMEELLARVRALLRRSTAHASAEWRCGPLVLDTRQARVTVDGRALALTSHEFKVLSVLMQRAGEVVSRSELTEHIYAQDFDRDSNTIEVFIGRLRKKLPPDTIETVRGLGYRLAARA from the coding sequence ATGCGCATACTCGTGGTGGAAGACGAACCCACACTGGCCGCTCAGCTCGCCGAGGCGCTTGGCGGCGCCGGTTACGCGGTGGATGCCGCCGCCGACGGCGAGTCGGCGCACTATCTTGGCGACGTCGAATCATTCGATGCCGTGGTGCTGGACCTGGGCCTGCCCGTCCTGGACGGCCTGACCGTCCTGAAGAAGTGGCGCGCCGCCGGACGCAACATGCCGGTGCTGATCCTGACCGCGCGAGACAATTGGCACGAGAAAGTCGCGGGAATAGATGCTGGCGCGGACGACTATCTGACCAAGCCTTTCCACATGGAAGAACTGCTGGCGCGTGTGCGTGCGCTGTTGCGGCGTAGCACGGCGCACGCCAGCGCCGAGTGGCGCTGCGGCCCGCTGGTGCTGGATACGCGTCAGGCCCGGGTCACCGTGGACGGGCGTGCGCTGGCCTTGACCAGCCACGAGTTCAAAGTGCTGTCGGTGCTGATGCAGCGCGCAGGCGAAGTCGTGTCGCGCAGCGAGCTGACCGAGCACATCTACGCGCAGGATTTCGACCGCGATTCGAACACCATCGAAGTCTTCATCGGCCGCCTGCGCAAGAAGCTGCCGCCGGACACCATCGAGACGGTGCGCGGGCTGGGCTACCGCCTGGCGGCGCGCGCATGA
- a CDS encoding PepSY domain-containing protein, translating into MIWRRRGGILLSACALALALAAGPGAGLADESDHERARQALQAGKVLPLGAVLDIVERDFPGQVVKVEFEEDDDEFIYEIRVLQAGGGILKLKIDARDGALLGVKGREIKFKDRP; encoded by the coding sequence ATGATCTGGCGTAGGCGCGGCGGCATACTATTGTCCGCCTGCGCGCTTGCGCTGGCCTTGGCCGCGGGGCCAGGCGCGGGCCTGGCCGACGAGAGCGACCACGAGCGCGCGCGCCAGGCCCTGCAGGCAGGCAAGGTGCTGCCCCTGGGCGCGGTGCTGGACATCGTCGAGCGCGATTTCCCGGGGCAGGTGGTCAAGGTCGAGTTCGAAGAAGACGACGACGAATTCATCTACGAGATCCGTGTGCTGCAAGCCGGCGGCGGCATACTCAAGCTGAAGATCGACGCGCGCGACGGCGCCCTGCTGGGCGTCAAGGGCCGCGAAATCAAATTCAAGGACAGGCCCTGA